The following are from one region of the Chromobacterium phragmitis genome:
- a CDS encoding HlyD family type I secretion periplasmic adaptor subunit: MEMNWKQRVNGWVERGQERTGPYWDKLMDWASARDLADRNDFAADADWAILQQSPGRPRIFVWSMLGFFFVAFLWAAFAKVDEVSRGEGKVIPSSQNQHLQSLDGGVVSQILVKEGQVVQKGQLLLKVDNTRFVSSLEENQAQYLALQAKTARLKALAGGTPFELPPKVMQLAPDIAKQEMDLYNSKQMELNASVGIARQQLAQRSQELNEVRARYTQALSSYDLTMKELTVTRPLKESGAVSDVDLLRLERDVARFRGERDQAAAQMPKIQAAIGEAQRKIQEVELAMRNTASAELSDTMAKASSLSAGSVALADKVKLSEIRSPVRGEIKRLFINTIGGVVQPGKDIIEIVPIDDSLLLETRITPRDIAFLHPGQSAVVRFTAYDFTIYGGMEGSVAEIGADTITDEKGNAFYIVKVKTHGSLLGKEKLPIFPGMVAQVDIMTGKKSVLSYLLKPVLRAKAEALRER, from the coding sequence CTTCGCCGCCGACGCCGACTGGGCCATCCTGCAACAGAGCCCCGGACGGCCGCGCATCTTCGTCTGGAGCATGCTGGGCTTCTTTTTCGTCGCCTTCCTGTGGGCGGCCTTCGCCAAAGTGGACGAAGTGTCCCGCGGCGAGGGCAAGGTGATTCCGTCTAGCCAGAACCAGCACCTGCAGAGCCTGGACGGCGGCGTGGTGTCGCAGATCCTGGTCAAGGAAGGCCAGGTGGTGCAGAAGGGACAGTTGCTGCTCAAGGTGGACAACACCCGTTTCGTCTCCTCGCTGGAGGAAAACCAGGCGCAATACCTGGCCCTGCAAGCCAAGACCGCGCGGCTGAAGGCGCTGGCGGGCGGCACGCCGTTCGAGCTGCCGCCCAAGGTGATGCAGCTGGCGCCGGACATCGCCAAACAGGAAATGGACCTGTACAACTCCAAGCAGATGGAACTGAACGCCAGCGTCGGCATCGCCCGCCAGCAACTTGCCCAGCGCAGCCAGGAGCTGAACGAGGTGCGCGCCCGCTACACCCAGGCATTGTCCAGCTACGATCTGACGATGAAAGAACTCACCGTCACCCGGCCGCTGAAGGAGTCCGGCGCGGTATCCGACGTCGACCTGTTGCGGCTGGAGCGCGACGTCGCGCGCTTCCGCGGCGAACGCGACCAGGCCGCCGCCCAGATGCCCAAGATCCAAGCCGCCATCGGCGAAGCCCAGCGCAAGATCCAGGAGGTGGAGCTGGCGATGCGCAACACCGCCAGCGCCGAGTTGTCCGACACCATGGCCAAGGCCAGCAGCCTGTCCGCCGGCAGCGTGGCGCTGGCGGACAAGGTAAAGCTGTCGGAGATCCGCTCGCCGGTGCGCGGCGAGATCAAGCGGTTGTTCATCAACACCATCGGCGGCGTGGTGCAGCCGGGCAAGGACATCATCGAAATCGTGCCGATCGACGACTCGCTGCTGCTGGAAACCCGGATCACGCCGCGCGACATCGCCTTCCTCCATCCCGGCCAGAGCGCGGTGGTGCGATTCACCGCCTACGACTTCACCATCTACGGCGGCATGGAAGGCAGCGTGGCCGAAATCGGCGCCGACACCATCACCGACGAAAAGGGCAACGCCTTCTACATCGTCAAGGTCAAGACCCACGGCTCGCTGCTGGGCAAGGAAAAACTGCCCATCTTCCCCGGCATGGTCGCCCAGGTGGATATCATGACCGGCAAAAAGAGCGTGCTGTCCTATCTGCTGAAGCCGGTGTTGCGCGCCAAGGCGGAAGCGCTGCGGGAGCGCTGA
- a CDS encoding helix-turn-helix transcriptional regulator yields the protein MGHLLFTASSVLAGYWEDALGEARRCERLPVPPRDRDAALWLDLASLGAAQQGADWPNLCRCYRVVALSSAPNDAEGMHWLQLGVSGYAHAYAGADELRQIAASVAAGGTWLGRSLLLQLCQRFGALVPPTERADWRERVSSREAEVIAILKQGRSNKEIARELDIAERTVKAHLTAIFHKFGVEDRFQLLLKLTQSAH from the coding sequence ATGGGCCACCTGCTGTTCACCGCCAGCTCGGTGCTGGCCGGCTACTGGGAAGACGCGCTGGGCGAGGCGAGGCGCTGCGAGCGCCTGCCCGTCCCGCCTCGGGACAGGGACGCCGCGCTGTGGCTGGACCTGGCCAGCCTGGGCGCCGCCCAACAGGGCGCCGACTGGCCGAACCTATGCCGATGCTACCGGGTGGTGGCGCTCAGTTCGGCGCCCAACGACGCCGAGGGCATGCACTGGCTGCAATTGGGCGTATCCGGCTACGCCCACGCCTACGCCGGCGCCGACGAGTTGCGCCAGATCGCTGCCAGCGTCGCCGCCGGCGGTACCTGGCTGGGACGCAGCCTGCTGCTGCAGCTATGCCAGCGCTTCGGCGCGCTGGTGCCGCCGACCGAGCGGGCCGACTGGCGGGAACGGGTGTCCAGCCGCGAAGCGGAGGTGATCGCCATCCTGAAACAGGGCCGCTCCAACAAGGAGATCGCGCGCGAGCTGGACATCGCCGAGCGCACGGTCAAAGCCCACCTCACCGCCATTTTCCACAAATTCGGCGTAGAGGACCGTTTCCAGCTGCTGCTCAAGCTGACCCAGTCCGCGCACTGA
- the rarD gene encoding EamA family transporter RarD: MSSSSSAGDSRGVLYTVGAFICWGLFPLYWKPLHSVPALQILCHRIVWSALFVALVLTALRQWDGVTAALRRPRQLGVFALSSSVLSLNWLIYIWAVNAGHVVESSLGYFINPLVNVLLGRLVLSERLSRPQKLAVGLAGAGVAWLTFSAGSLPWIALSLAATFGLYGLLRKMAPLASLPGLALETFLMSPLALAALLWFEWRGEGAFGHADALRSTLLIGAGVVTAVPLLMFAAGARRLKLATVGLIQYIGPSIQLALGVLLFGEPFGVDRALGFALIWSALLLYSAVGVRDLWRGRRRQPV; the protein is encoded by the coding sequence ATGTCCTCTTCATCTTCCGCCGGCGATAGCCGCGGCGTGCTGTACACCGTCGGCGCCTTCATCTGCTGGGGCCTGTTTCCGCTTTACTGGAAGCCGCTGCACTCGGTGCCGGCTTTGCAAATTCTGTGCCACCGCATCGTGTGGTCGGCCTTGTTCGTCGCGCTGGTCCTGACCGCGCTGCGGCAGTGGGACGGCGTGACCGCCGCGCTGCGACGGCCGCGGCAGCTGGGCGTTTTCGCGCTGTCGTCCAGCGTGCTGTCGTTGAACTGGCTGATCTATATCTGGGCGGTGAATGCCGGCCACGTGGTGGAGTCCAGCCTGGGCTATTTCATCAACCCGCTGGTCAACGTGCTGTTGGGACGGCTGGTGCTGTCCGAGCGCCTGAGCCGCCCGCAGAAGCTGGCGGTGGGGCTGGCGGGAGCCGGCGTGGCCTGGCTGACTTTCAGCGCCGGCTCGCTGCCGTGGATCGCGCTGTCGCTGGCCGCCACCTTCGGCCTGTATGGCCTGCTGCGCAAGATGGCGCCGCTGGCGTCGCTGCCGGGGCTGGCGCTGGAAACCTTCCTGATGTCGCCGCTGGCGCTGGCGGCGCTGCTATGGTTCGAGTGGCGGGGCGAGGGCGCTTTCGGCCATGCCGACGCGCTGCGCAGCACGCTGCTGATCGGGGCCGGCGTGGTGACCGCGGTGCCGCTATTGATGTTCGCCGCCGGCGCGCGCCGGCTGAAGCTGGCCACCGTGGGCTTGATCCAGTACATCGGCCCCAGCATCCAGCTGGCGCTGGGGGTGCTGCTGTTCGGCGAGCCGTTCGGCGTCGACCGGGCGCTGGGATTCGCGCTGATCTGGAGCGCGCTGCTGCTGTATTCGGCGGTGGGGGTGCGCGATTTGTGGCGCGGCAGGCGGCGGCAGCCGGTTTGA
- a CDS encoding indolepyruvate ferredoxin oxidoreductase family protein yields MSIRHADLEEKYTAPTGQVLMTGIQALVRLPMLQQQLDQAAGLNTAGYVTGYRGSPLGNVDQTMLKAKKHLDEHQVVFHPGLNEDLAATAIWGTQQVNMFEGAKYDGVYSMWYGKGPGVDRSGDVLKHGNVAGTSKHGGVLLVCGDDHAAKSSTFPHQSDHILAASMIPVLSPSGVQEVLDLGLHGWAMSRYSGCWVAIKAITDTIESSAIVDISPQRFEFKIPKDFPIPEDGLNIRWPDTPLAQEKRVLHHRLYAALAYARENQLNRVMLDSPKARLGIITCGKSYLDVMQAMDDLGIDEKLAADIGLRIFKVGMVWPLEPEGVRHFAEGLEEILVIEEKRQIIEYQLKEQLYNWRDDVRPRVVGKFAEKGEWALPHGDWLLPAAGELTPAIIARALASRLALIFDSPVIHDRLKFYDDKEAQLVKPRESIARVPHYCSGCPHNTSTKLPEGSRAVAGIGCHYMAHWISPENTKTFTQMGGEGITWLGQAPFTTTRHIFTNLGDGTYFHSGILAIRAAVAGKVNITYKILYNDAVAMTGGQHVDGYLDVPMMTRQLAAEGVKRIVITSDDPDKYQNAQGMAPGIDVFHRRELDRVQRELRDTEGVTILIHDQTCAAEKRRRRKRGEFPDPAKRAFINERVCEGCGDCSKKSGCLSVLPQETPLGRKRKIDQSSCNKDYSCVEGFCPSFVTVEGGKLKKPAGASADLAKMPPLPEPQIPQVHEPFGIMVTGVGGTGVVTIGQVLGMAAYLDNKGVTVLDMAGLAQKGGSVWSHVRIADSQEKLHAVRIAAGDANLVLGCDLVVTAAEEALAKMREGFSHVIVNNYESPTSGFLKNPDLRFPAKAMKDAIVESVGAGRFNEVNANKLATALMGDAIASNMFMLGYAWQKGLVPVSLEAIMEAVRLNGAAVKFNQDAFSWGRHAAHDQARVEALVTPSAVVAFVPRETPDAVVHHRATLLAAYQNQALAERYKTLVQQVRQAEEAAQPGSSALTLAAARAYYHLLAYKDEYEVARLYSDGEFLRDVASQFDGDYKLRFHIGVAWLTGGQARKIPFGPWLMPAMKLLAKFRFLRGSALDPFAWQADRKLERRLIAEFERELPAVLAKLNPDALSRATEWVKAWEGVRGFGHIKLANYQQARARQAELLGQSSQPGKPAAKAAVA; encoded by the coding sequence ATGTCAATCCGCCACGCAGACCTGGAAGAAAAATACACCGCCCCCACCGGCCAGGTTCTGATGACAGGCATTCAGGCGCTGGTGCGCCTGCCCATGCTGCAACAGCAACTGGACCAGGCCGCCGGCCTGAATACCGCCGGCTATGTCACCGGCTACCGCGGATCGCCGCTGGGCAACGTCGACCAGACCATGCTCAAGGCCAAGAAGCACCTGGACGAGCACCAAGTGGTGTTTCATCCCGGCCTCAACGAAGACCTGGCCGCCACCGCGATCTGGGGCACCCAGCAAGTGAACATGTTCGAAGGCGCCAAATACGACGGCGTCTACTCGATGTGGTACGGCAAAGGTCCGGGCGTGGACCGTTCCGGCGACGTGCTCAAGCACGGCAACGTGGCCGGCACCTCGAAACACGGCGGCGTGCTCTTGGTGTGCGGCGACGACCACGCGGCCAAATCGTCCACCTTCCCGCACCAGTCCGACCACATCCTGGCCGCCAGCATGATCCCGGTGCTGTCTCCGTCCGGCGTGCAGGAAGTGCTGGACCTGGGCCTGCATGGCTGGGCGATGAGCCGCTACTCCGGCTGCTGGGTAGCGATCAAGGCGATCACCGACACCATCGAGAGCTCCGCCATCGTCGACATCTCGCCGCAGCGCTTCGAATTCAAGATTCCCAAGGACTTCCCGATTCCCGAGGACGGCCTCAACATCCGCTGGCCGGACACCCCGCTGGCGCAGGAAAAGCGCGTGCTGCACCACCGCCTGTACGCGGCGCTGGCTTACGCCCGCGAGAACCAGCTCAACCGCGTGATGCTGGACTCGCCCAAAGCCCGCCTCGGCATCATCACCTGCGGCAAGAGCTACCTCGACGTGATGCAGGCGATGGACGACCTGGGCATAGACGAAAAACTGGCCGCCGACATCGGCCTGCGCATCTTCAAGGTGGGCATGGTGTGGCCGCTGGAGCCGGAAGGCGTCCGCCATTTCGCCGAGGGACTGGAGGAAATCCTGGTCATCGAGGAAAAGCGCCAGATCATCGAATACCAACTGAAGGAACAGTTGTACAACTGGCGCGACGACGTTCGCCCGCGCGTGGTGGGCAAGTTCGCCGAAAAGGGCGAATGGGCGCTGCCGCACGGCGACTGGCTGCTGCCGGCCGCCGGCGAGCTGACGCCGGCCATCATCGCCCGCGCGCTGGCCAGCCGGCTGGCGCTGATCTTCGACAGCCCGGTGATCCACGACCGGCTGAAGTTCTACGACGATAAAGAGGCCCAGCTGGTCAAGCCGCGCGAATCCATCGCCCGCGTGCCGCACTACTGCTCCGGCTGCCCGCACAACACCTCCACCAAGCTGCCGGAAGGCAGCCGCGCCGTGGCCGGCATCGGCTGCCACTACATGGCGCACTGGATCAGCCCGGAAAACACCAAGACCTTCACCCAGATGGGCGGCGAAGGCATCACCTGGCTGGGCCAGGCGCCGTTCACCACCACCCGCCACATTTTCACCAATCTGGGCGACGGCACCTACTTCCACTCCGGCATCCTGGCCATCCGCGCCGCGGTGGCCGGCAAAGTGAACATCACCTACAAGATCCTGTACAACGACGCGGTGGCGATGACCGGCGGCCAGCACGTGGACGGCTACCTGGACGTGCCGATGATGACGCGCCAGCTGGCGGCCGAAGGCGTCAAGCGCATCGTCATCACCAGCGACGACCCGGACAAGTACCAGAACGCGCAGGGCATGGCTCCCGGCATCGACGTGTTCCACCGCCGCGAACTGGACCGCGTGCAGCGCGAGCTTCGCGACACCGAGGGCGTGACCATCCTGATCCACGACCAGACCTGCGCCGCCGAAAAGCGCCGCCGCCGCAAGCGCGGCGAATTTCCCGACCCGGCCAAGCGCGCCTTCATCAACGAACGGGTGTGCGAAGGCTGCGGCGATTGCAGCAAGAAGTCCGGCTGCCTGTCGGTGCTGCCGCAGGAAACGCCGCTGGGCCGCAAGCGCAAGATCGACCAGTCCAGCTGCAACAAGGACTACTCCTGTGTCGAGGGCTTCTGCCCCAGCTTCGTCACGGTGGAGGGCGGCAAGCTGAAGAAGCCGGCCGGCGCCAGCGCCGATCTGGCCAAGATGCCGCCCCTCCCCGAGCCCCAGATTCCGCAGGTGCATGAGCCGTTCGGCATCATGGTCACCGGCGTCGGCGGCACCGGCGTGGTCACCATCGGCCAGGTGCTGGGCATGGCGGCGTATCTGGACAACAAGGGCGTCACCGTGCTGGACATGGCCGGCCTGGCGCAGAAAGGCGGCTCGGTGTGGTCGCACGTGCGCATCGCCGACAGCCAGGAAAAACTGCACGCGGTGCGCATCGCCGCCGGCGACGCCAACCTGGTGCTGGGCTGCGACCTGGTGGTGACCGCCGCCGAGGAAGCGCTGGCCAAGATGCGCGAAGGCTTCAGCCACGTCATCGTCAACAACTACGAATCGCCGACCAGCGGTTTCCTGAAAAACCCAGACCTGCGCTTCCCGGCCAAGGCGATGAAGGACGCCATCGTCGAATCGGTCGGCGCCGGCCGCTTCAACGAGGTGAACGCCAACAAGCTGGCCACCGCGCTGATGGGCGACGCCATCGCCAGCAATATGTTCATGCTCGGCTACGCCTGGCAAAAGGGCCTGGTGCCGGTATCGCTGGAAGCCATCATGGAAGCGGTGCGGCTCAACGGCGCCGCGGTGAAATTCAACCAGGACGCCTTCAGCTGGGGCCGCCACGCCGCGCACGACCAAGCGCGCGTGGAAGCGCTGGTGACGCCTAGCGCCGTGGTGGCGTTCGTTCCACGTGAAACGCCGGACGCGGTGGTGCATCACCGCGCCACCCTGCTCGCCGCCTACCAGAACCAGGCGCTGGCCGAACGCTACAAAACCCTGGTGCAGCAAGTGCGCCAGGCCGAGGAAGCGGCCCAGCCAGGCAGCAGCGCGCTGACGCTGGCCGCCGCCCGCGCCTACTACCATCTGCTGGCCTACAAGGACGAATACGAAGTGGCGAGGCTGTACAGCGACGGCGAGTTCCTGCGCGACGTGGCCAGCCAATTCGATGGCGACTACAAGCTGCGCTTCCACATCGGCGTAGCCTGGCTCACCGGCGGCCAGGCGCGCAAGATCCCGTTCGGCCCCTGGCTGATGCCGGCGATGAAGCTGCTGGCCAAGTTCCGCTTCCTGCGCGGCAGCGCGCTGGACCCGTTCGCCTGGCAGGCCGATCGCAAGCTGGAGCGGCGGCTGATCGCCGAATTCGAGCGCGAGCTGCCCGCCGTGCTGGCCAAGCTGAACCCGGACGCGCTGTCGCGAGCGACGGAATGGGTGAAAGCCTGGGAAGGCGTGCGCGGCTTCGGCCACATCAAGCTGGCCAACTACCAGCAAGCCCGCGCGCGCCAGGCGGAGCTGCTGGGCCAGTCCAGCCAGCCGGGCAAGCCGGCCGCCAAGGCCGCCGTGGCCTGA
- a CDS encoding LysR family transcriptional regulator, with the protein METIEPSSELALAFLEVAEAGSITAAAERLATSKSQVSKQLSRLEALLGAQLLFRSTRKLTLTEAGHAYLGYCRRLRALLRESAAAVRGLSGDADGTVRLTVPQMFAGAFGAELLLAFHQQYPRISVELDVSVAERDLEEEGFDLAIRSSRALPPQLVARQLFLTRDWVVAAPSLLAERGAPAEPADLARRPCVVHSRYHGGARWLFERDGRAEEVEVAHWLQVGDYSLNQRLAEAGAGFARLPDFVAAPALQGGRLARVLAGWETPARPVYLVYPKKTPQPAKSRALIDFFVRWFGG; encoded by the coding sequence ATGGAAACAATCGAACCCTCGTCCGAATTGGCGCTGGCCTTCCTCGAAGTGGCGGAGGCGGGCAGCATCACCGCCGCCGCGGAGCGGCTGGCCACCTCCAAGTCGCAGGTCAGCAAGCAACTGAGCCGGCTGGAGGCGCTATTGGGCGCGCAGCTGCTGTTTCGCAGCACCCGCAAGCTGACGCTGACCGAGGCCGGCCATGCCTATCTCGGCTACTGCCGCCGGCTGCGGGCCTTGCTGCGGGAGTCGGCCGCGGCGGTGCGCGGCTTGAGCGGCGATGCGGACGGCACGGTGAGGCTGACGGTGCCGCAGATGTTCGCCGGCGCGTTCGGAGCCGAACTATTGTTGGCTTTTCATCAACAGTATCCGCGCATTTCGGTGGAGCTGGACGTCAGCGTGGCCGAGCGGGACTTGGAAGAAGAAGGCTTCGATCTGGCCATTCGTTCCAGCCGGGCGCTGCCGCCGCAGCTGGTGGCGCGCCAGTTGTTCCTGACCCGCGACTGGGTGGTGGCCGCGCCGTCGCTGCTGGCAGAACGCGGCGCGCCGGCCGAGCCGGCCGACCTGGCGCGGCGGCCTTGCGTGGTGCATAGCCGCTACCATGGCGGCGCGCGCTGGCTGTTCGAGCGGGATGGGCGGGCCGAGGAGGTTGAGGTGGCGCATTGGCTGCAGGTTGGCGATTACAGTTTGAACCAGCGCTTGGCCGAGGCGGGCGCCGGTTTCGCCCGCTTGCCGGATTTCGTCGCCGCGCCCGCGCTGCAAGGCGGCAGGCTGGCGCGGGTGCTGGCCGGCTGGGAGACGCCGGCGCGGCCGGTCTACCTGGTGTATCCCAAGAAAACGCCGCAGCCGGCCAAGTCTCGCGCCCTGATCGACTTCTTCGTCCGCTGGTTCGGCGGCTGA
- a CDS encoding short chain dehydrogenase, which translates to MKILLIGGSGNIGRAIVDELAGRHEIITAGRHHGDIQMDIENEQSIIEMYRRLPRLDAVAVATGGRNGHVGPLAEMSAERYRVGLDSKLMGQVNVVLRGIEKLNDGGSFTLVGGAWQPQAIAPLLSNVYMANAALEGFVNAAAVELPRGLRINLVSPLLLAESEAEYGPLFRGVPLVEARQAARAYSLSMEGAQTGQTYRLGRFD; encoded by the coding sequence ATGAAGATCCTGCTGATAGGCGGCAGCGGCAATATCGGCCGCGCCATCGTCGACGAACTGGCCGGACGCCACGAAATCATCACGGCCGGCCGCCATCACGGCGATATCCAAATGGACATAGAAAACGAGCAAAGCATCATCGAGATGTACCGCCGGCTGCCCCGGCTGGACGCGGTGGCGGTGGCCACCGGCGGCCGCAACGGCCACGTGGGGCCGCTGGCCGAGATGAGCGCCGAACGCTACCGCGTCGGCCTCGACTCCAAGCTGATGGGCCAGGTCAACGTGGTGCTGCGCGGCATCGAGAAGCTCAACGATGGCGGCTCCTTCACCCTAGTGGGCGGCGCCTGGCAGCCGCAGGCCATCGCGCCGCTGCTGAGCAACGTCTACATGGCCAACGCCGCGCTGGAGGGCTTCGTCAACGCCGCCGCGGTGGAGTTGCCGCGCGGGCTGCGCATCAATCTGGTCAGCCCCTTGCTGCTGGCGGAGTCGGAAGCGGAATACGGGCCGCTGTTCCGCGGCGTGCCACTGGTGGAAGCGCGCCAGGCGGCGCGCGCCTATAGCCTGAGCATGGAAGGCGCGCAAACCGGCCAGACCTATCGGCTGGGTCGATTCGACTGA
- a CDS encoding NAD-dependent protein deacylase: MGATEQQLQYLRQLVDGANRIAVLTGAGMSTESGIPDFRSANGLWSKDMSLAEAISIDYFRRDPAGFWRVFRDIFRIKLVGGYQPNAGHRYLAALEADGKEVTILTQNIDGLHGRAGNRRVLELHGTLLTASCPDCRAPHGLDYVQQHELPLCRRCGAALKPDVVLYGEAVPLIDVAFQAALNADLLLVMGSSLEVSPVNLIPVEAAQAGIPCALINYTPTRFDALFDLCVQGGIGETCGRLSAAS; this comes from the coding sequence ATGGGCGCGACAGAGCAGCAATTGCAGTACCTGCGGCAGTTGGTGGACGGAGCGAACCGCATCGCGGTGCTGACCGGCGCCGGCATGAGCACCGAATCCGGCATCCCCGATTTCCGCTCCGCCAATGGCCTGTGGTCCAAGGACATGAGCTTGGCCGAGGCGATCTCCATCGACTACTTCCGCCGCGATCCCGCCGGCTTCTGGCGCGTCTTCCGCGACATCTTCCGCATCAAGCTGGTGGGCGGTTACCAGCCCAACGCCGGCCACCGCTATCTCGCCGCGCTGGAGGCGGACGGCAAGGAAGTCACCATCCTCACCCAAAACATAGACGGCCTGCACGGCCGCGCCGGCAACCGGCGCGTGCTGGAGCTGCACGGCACCTTGTTGACCGCCAGCTGTCCGGACTGCCGCGCGCCGCATGGGCTGGACTATGTGCAGCAGCACGAACTGCCGCTATGCCGCCGCTGCGGGGCGGCGCTGAAGCCGGACGTGGTGCTGTACGGCGAGGCGGTGCCCTTGATCGACGTGGCGTTCCAGGCGGCGCTGAACGCCGATCTGCTGCTGGTGATGGGATCGTCGCTGGAGGTGTCTCCGGTCAACTTGATTCCGGTGGAGGCGGCGCAGGCCGGCATTCCCTGCGCGCTGATCAATTACACGCCGACCCGCTTCGACGCCTTGTTCGATCTTTGCGTTCAAGGCGGCATCGGCGAGACCTGCGGCCGCTTGTCCGCGGCATCCTGA
- a CDS encoding nucleotide pyrophosphohydrolase, whose translation MNDETLIDTRGLTDALQRFADARDWNRHHSPRNLLLALVGEVGELAEIFQWLDDDAAARLRDDPAAFIHLQEEIADVLLYLTRLAMVTGVDLDEAVRDKMVKNAIKYPAP comes from the coding sequence ATGAATGATGAAACATTGATCGACACCCGCGGCTTGACCGACGCGTTGCAGCGCTTCGCCGACGCGCGCGATTGGAACCGCCACCACTCGCCGCGCAATCTGCTGCTGGCGCTGGTGGGCGAAGTGGGCGAACTGGCCGAGATCTTCCAGTGGCTGGACGACGACGCGGCCGCTCGGCTGCGCGACGATCCCGCCGCATTCATCCATCTGCAGGAGGAGATCGCCGACGTGTTGTTGTATTTGACGCGGTTGGCGATGGTGACGGGCGTGGATCTGGATGAGGCCGTTCGAGATAAGATGGTCAAGAATGCAATAAAATATCCTGCGCCTTGA
- a CDS encoding NAD(P)-binding protein, whose protein sequence is MRRREVLRLAAALAGLPLMQGCERVLRLGLPVRLNRPGMDEGHRLRAGLTPPEPAGERRCRVAVVGSGAAGLFAAWRLRKEGLDDVLVLNGPEPDGNAAGGAFGECRYPTGAHYLPLPSRESTHVRELLAEMGVIEAAPYAERPRFDERVTVHAPDERLWRDGRWQEGLLPRLGMGKAELAEQARFLAEMGRLRAARGADGRKAFCIPLALSSRDPAWTALDRISFAAWLDANGYRAPGLRWYLDYCCRDDYGARPAQVSAWAGLHYFCSRGGLAANAEEGAVLTWPDGLNPVMRHMRARIGAARQLDGAAWRIRERRGRAEVDYLDGQGGSRRLSAERVVVATPLFVAAHLCDALPSLGFQSRHLPPRASWLTANFLIDRFPEEPHDMPLAWDNVVYGSQSLGFVVSTHQLIRAAKPERSVFTAYHAFAGGDPMAARRWLERADSDALFDLAAADLSEVYGWRFRKNLRQAEMTLRGHAMASPAPGFLSNPGLLALREADGPLLFAHSDLSGLSLFEEAAWWGERAARKILA, encoded by the coding sequence ATGCGGCGGCGCGAGGTGTTGCGGTTGGCGGCGGCGCTGGCCGGACTGCCCTTGATGCAAGGCTGCGAGCGGGTGTTGCGGCTGGGCCTGCCGGTCCGGCTCAACCGGCCCGGCATGGACGAGGGCCACCGCCTGCGCGCCGGGCTGACGCCGCCTGAACCGGCGGGCGAGCGGCGCTGCCGGGTAGCGGTGGTGGGCAGCGGGGCCGCCGGCTTGTTCGCCGCCTGGCGCTTGCGCAAGGAAGGCCTGGACGACGTGCTGGTGCTGAACGGTCCGGAGCCGGACGGCAACGCCGCCGGCGGCGCCTTCGGCGAATGCCGCTATCCGACTGGAGCCCACTATCTGCCGCTGCCGTCGCGGGAATCGACCCATGTGCGCGAGCTGTTGGCCGAGATGGGCGTGATCGAGGCGGCCCCCTACGCCGAGCGGCCGCGCTTCGACGAGCGGGTGACGGTGCACGCGCCGGACGAGCGGCTGTGGCGGGATGGCCGCTGGCAGGAAGGCCTGCTGCCCAGGCTGGGCATGGGCAAGGCGGAATTGGCGGAGCAGGCGCGCTTCCTGGCCGAGATGGGCCGGCTGCGCGCGGCGCGCGGCGCGGACGGGCGCAAGGCCTTCTGCATTCCGCTGGCGCTGTCCTCGCGCGATCCGGCCTGGACCGCGCTGGACCGGATCAGCTTCGCCGCCTGGCTGGACGCCAACGGCTACCGCGCGCCCGGCCTGCGCTGGTATCTGGACTATTGCTGCCGCGACGATTACGGCGCACGGCCGGCGCAGGTGTCCGCCTGGGCCGGCCTGCATTATTTCTGCAGCCGGGGCGGCCTGGCCGCCAATGCCGAGGAAGGCGCGGTGCTGACTTGGCCGGATGGATTGAACCCGGTGATGCGCCACATGCGCGCGCGCATCGGCGCGGCGCGGCAGCTGGATGGCGCGGCCTGGAGGATAAGGGAGAGACGAGGGCGGGCCGAGGTGGATTACCTGGACGGGCAGGGGGGCAGCCGGCGGCTGAGCGCCGAGCGAGTGGTCGTGGCGACGCCCTTGTTCGTCGCCGCGCATCTGTGCGACGCTTTGCCGTCCCTGGGCTTTCAATCTCGCCATTTGCCGCCGCGCGCGTCGTGGCTGACGGCCAATTTTCTGATCGACCGCTTTCCCGAAGAACCGCATGACATGCCGCTGGCTTGGGATAATGTGGTCTACGGCAGCCAAAGCCTGGGCTTCGTGGTGTCCACCCATCAGCTGATCCGCGCCGCCAAGCCGGAGCGCAGCGTGTTCACCGCCTATCACGCCTTCGCCGGCGGCGACCCCATGGCCGCGCGGCGCTGGCTGGAGCGGGCCGACTCCGACGCGCTGTTCGACCTCGCCGCCGCCGATCTGTCCGAGGTGTATGGCTGGCGTTTCCGCAAGAACCTGCGGCAGGCGGAAATGACGCTGCGCGGCCACGCGATGGCCAGTCCCGCGCCCGGCTTCCTGTCCAACCCCGGCTTGCTGGCGCTGCGGGAGGCGGATGGCCCGCTGTTGTTCGCCCACTCCGATCTCAGCGGCCTGTCGCTGTTCGAGGAGGCGGCGTGGTGGGGCGAGCGGGCGGCGCGCAAGATACTGGCTTGA